The Lepisosteus oculatus isolate fLepOcu1 chromosome 4, fLepOcu1.hap2, whole genome shotgun sequence genome window below encodes:
- the LOC107077209 gene encoding uncharacterized protein, producing MSQLDATLLDWESNSVYTCKATHNNIERTDNISMCKVLQSSPKNAAVFLIGPSIQDISEQRPLNATCLVTGYNLKAFSITWKIDGKKQTAKIKTENPITNPNGTETMRSILELTEYTWNKLKLVSCEVKHACAEKPQIAETERTDPRPPTVEVRRSLRDYLRTDGAELECLLIGFFPSNIYVKWQADNRDVPNDQYMNEPVTSDGGKTNFSMVSRIFIQRNKWPNLKSYKCVFNQGNGERKFPENDKVLSGLTDVPTVELLLSPSKNQSENSPQHLVCSATGFSPTIRWYGPYQPKTSTTERRAMGSDGRFSVISELEIPRSEWDRGDVYQCEVEDPFLPNGIKNNISSCSVFQSSPKNAAVFLIGPSVQDISEQRPLNATCLVTGYNLKAFSITWKIDGKKQTAKIKTEKHLTNLNGTETMTSIMELTEDMWNKLKLVSCEVKHRCIDKPQTAEIKRTVPRPPTVVVRRSPRDYLRTDGAELECLLTGFFPRDIYVKWQADNRDVPNDQYTNEPITSDGGKTNFSMVSRIFIQRNKWPNLKSYKCVFNQGNGAKTFPEKYTVLTGEPTVKLLLSPTESKSENTPQNLVCSVSGFSPTIKWSSQDQPRKSKTERRAMGSDGRFIVTSELEVPRGEWDRGDVFQCEVEDPFLPNGIKNNISRCSVLQSSPKNAAVFLIGPSIQDISEQRPLNATCLVTGYNLKAFSITWKIDGKKQTAKIKTENHLMNPNGTETMRSILELTENTWNKLKLVSCEVKHPCIDKPQTAETKRTDPKQPTVVVRRSPRDNPGSDRAELECLLTGFSPSNIYVKWQVKNVDVPESQYMNEPVISENGKTRFSMVSRIYIHENQWSHLKSYKCVVNQGNGAQQFPESDANLTALIGTPTVKILLSPSESKSENSPQNLVCSVSGFSPTIKWSSQNQPKRSTTERRAMGSDGRFIITSELEVPRSEWDRGDVFQCEVEDPTHPKAIKGNISRCSVFRNTPVKAEVFISGPSFRESSQQKDLTVTCLVIGYNLKDFSISWTVSGSLSTSSGKTPPVVNTNGTESMNSSLRVKAEEWNTYKQITCEVSHPCSDQTQKLQIAKFKDPKQPTIQIFEPSEFDLQNSDKAILVCLVSGFFPAEIFVKWKLNGTELSTSLYTNSPATKDPQHNTYSMDSKLQIPKSDWYKGLYACDVSHESSSKPIVGSADNVFVSVISSPPKAKLLRSSSELVCLVYDFSPKAIDIMWLLNKDPAPQNHTNSEPARRSDGKFTSRSTLHIPDGEWAPGMVFTCKIVHEASKTHLLHNISKLDIIKEQDYFDENAHILIPEEDVQQIWTTAYTFIFLFLVSFIYSSIVTMVKVKN from the exons ATGAGCCAGTTAGATGCCACACTCCTAGACTGGGAAAGCAACTCTGTGTACACCTGTAAGGCCACCCACAACAACATAGAGCGGACTGACAACATCAGCATGTGCAAAG TGCTTCAGAGTTCCCCTAAGAATGCGGCGGTGTTCCTCATTGGACCCTCAATCCAAGACATTTCTGAGCAGAGACCACTCAATGCGACATGTCTAGTGACTGGCTACAACCTGAAGGCATTTTCCATTACCTGGAAGATAGATGGGAAAAAGCAGACTGCCAAGATAAAGACAGAAAATCCTATAACAAACCCCAATGGGACAGAGACTATGAGGAGCATTCTGGAGTTGACAGAATACACGTGGAACAAACTCAAGCTTGTCTCTTGTGAAGTGAAGCACGCTTGTGCAGAAAAACCACAGATAGCAGAAACCGAAAGAACAG ATCCCAGGCCACCAACAGTGGAGGTGAGAAGGTCACTCCGAGATTACCTGAGAACAGACGGAGCAGAGCTGGAGTGTCTCCTCATTGGTTTCTTTCCAAGCAACATCTATGTAAAGTGGCAAGCAGATAACAGAGATGTGCCCAATGACCAGTACATGAACGAGCCAGTTACCAGTGATGGAGGAAAGACCAATTTCTCAATGGTCAGCAGAATATTCATCCAGAGAAATAAGTGGCCAAATCTGAAATCCTACAAGTGTGTATTTAACCAAGGCAATGGAGAAAGGAAGTTTCCAGAAAATGACAAAGTCCTTTCTG GTCTTACAGATGTACCCACAGTCGAACTCCTGCTATCCCCAAGTAAAAACCAATCTGAGAACAGCCCCCAGCATCTGGTCTGCTCGGCAACCGGGTTCAGTCCAACAATCAGGTGGTATGGTCCATATCAACCGAAGACGAGCACAACTGAGAGAAGAGCAATGGGATCCGACGGTCGCTTCAGTGTAATTAGTGAGCTGGAGATACCCAGGAGCGAGTGGGACCGAGGAGATGTTTACCAGTGTGAAGTGGAGGACCCATTTCTTCCAAATGGCATCAAAAATAACATCAGTAGCTGTTCAG TGTTCCAGAGTTCCCCTAAGAATGCAGCGGTGTTCCTCATTGGACCCTCAGTCCAAGACATTTCTGAGCAGAGACCACTCAATGCAACGTGTCTGGTGACTGGCTACAACCTGAAGGCATTTTCCATTACCTGGAAGATAGATGGGAAAAAGCAGACTGCCAAGATAAAGACAGAAAAGCATCTAACGAACCTCAATGGGACAGAGACGATGACGAGCATTATGGAGTTGACAGAAGACATGTGGAACAAACTCAAGCTTGTCTCTTGTGAAGTGAAGCACCGTTGTATAGACAAACCACAGACAGCAGAAATCAAAAGAACAG TTCCCAGGCCACCCACAGTGGTGGTGAGAAGGTCACCCAGAGATTACCTGAGAACAGACGGAGCAGAGCTGGAGTGTCTCCTCACTGGTTTCTTTCCAAGAGACATCTATGTGAAGTGGCAAGCAGATAACAGAGATGTGCCCAATGACCAGTATACGAATGAGCCCATTACCAGTGATGGAGGAAAGACCAATTTCTCAATGGTCAGCAGAATATTCATCCAGAGAAATAAATGGCCAAATCTGAAATCCTACAAGTGTGTATTTAACCAAGGAAATGGAGCCAAGACGTTTCCGGAAAAATATACAGTTCTCACTG GTGAACCCACTGTCAAACTCCTGCTATCTCCAACTGAAAGCAAATCTGAGAACACCCCCCAGAATCTGGTCTGTTCTGTATCCGGGTTCAGCCCAACAATCAAGTGGAGTAGTCAAGATCAACCGAGGAAGAGCAAAACTGAAAGAAGAGCAATGGGATCAGATGGTCGCTTCATCGTAACTAGTGAACTGGAGGTACCCAGGGGCGAGTGGGACAGAGGAGATGTCTTCCAGTGTGAAGTGGAGGACCCATTTCTTCCAAATGGCATCAAAAATAACATCAGTAGATGTTCAG TGCTTCAGAGTTCCCCTAAGAATGCAGCAGTGTTCCTCATTGGACCCTCAATCCAAGACATTTCTGAGCAGAGACCACTCAATGCAACATGTCTGGTGACTGGCTACAACCTGAAGGCATTTTCCATTACCTGGAAGATAGATGGGAAAAAGCAGACTGCCAAGATAAAGACAGAAAATCATCTAATGAACCCCAATGGGACAGAGACTATGAGGAGCATTCTGGAGTTGACAGAAAACACATGGAACAAACTCAAGCTTGTCTCTTGTGAAGTGAAGCACCCTTGTATAGACAAACCACAGACAGCAGAAACCAAAAGAACAG ATCCCAAACAACCCACAGTGGTGGTGAGAAGGTCACCACGAGACAACCCGGGTTCAGACAGAGCAGAACTGGAATGCTTGCTGACTGGCTTCTCTCCCAGTAACATCTACGTGAAGTGGCAAGTAAAAAACGTGGATGTGCCCGAGAGCCAGTATATGAACGAGCCCGTTATCAGCGAGAATGGAAAGACACGTTTCTCGATGGTCAGCAGAATCTACATCCATGAAAATCAGTGGTCCCATCTGAAATCTTACAAGTGTGTAGTTAACCAAGGCAATGGAGCCCAGCAATTTCCCGAAAGTGATGCAAATCTCACTG CTCTTATAGGTACGCCCACAGTCAAAATCCTGCTATCCCCAAGTGAAAGCAAGTCTGAGAACAGCCCCCAGAATCTGGTCTGTTCTGTGTCCGGGTTCAGCCCGACAATCAAGTGGAGTAGTCAAAATCAACCGAAGAGGAGCACAACCGAAAGAAGAGCGATGGGATCGGACGGTCGTTTCATCATAACTAGTGAGCTGGAGGTACCCAGGAGCGAGTGGGACCGGGGAGATGTTTTCCAGTGTGAAGTGGAGGACCCAACTCATCCAAAAGCCATCAAAGGGAATATCAGTAGATGTTCAG TTTTCCGGAACACCCCCGTGAAGGCAGAGGTATTCATCTCCGGGCCCTCATTTCGGGAGAGTTCTCAGCAGAAAGACTTGACCGTTACGTGTCTGGTGATTGGCTACAACTTGAAGGACTTCTCCATCAGCTGGACAGTCAGCGGATCCCTCAGCACCAGTAGTGGCAAGACCCCACCGGTGGTCAATACCAATGGGACAGAGTCCATGAACAGCTCTTTGAGGGTGAAGGCAGAAGAATGGAACACATACAAGCAAATCACTTGTGAAGTGAGCCACCCTTGTTCAGACCAGACACAGAAACTGCAAATTGCAAAATTCAAAG ATCCCAAACAGCCTACAATTCAGATCTTCGAACCTTCCGAATTTGACCTGCAAAATTCAGACAAGGCCATTCTAGTGTGTCTGGTATCTGGGTTCTTCCCAGCTGAGATCTTTGTGAAGTGGAAACTGAACGGTACAGAGCTCTCGACATCTCTGTACACCAACAGCCCTGCAACAAAAGATCCCCAGCACAACACATACTCCATGGACAGCAAACTTCAAATCCCCAAGTCCGACTGGTATAAAGGCTTGTACGCTTGTGATGTCTCGCACGAGTCTTCATCAAAGCCGATTGTGGGCTCAGCCGACAATGTATTTG TCTCCGTGATTTCGTCTCCTCCGAAAGCAAAACTCCTGCGCTCTTCCAGTGAACTTGTCTGCCTGGTGTACGACTTCAGTCCTAAAGCCATCGACATCATGTGGCTTTTAAACAAGGACCCGGCCCCTCAGAACCACACAAACAGTGAGCCAGCCAGAAGAAGTGACGGGAAATTCACCAGCCGGAGCACTCTTCACATTCCTGATGGAGAATGGGCCCCAGGAATGGTTTTCACCTGCAAGATCGTCCATGAAGCCTCCAAAACACATCTCCTGCACAATATTAGCAAGCTAG ACATCATCAAAGAGCAGGACTACTTTGATGAGAATGCACACATCTTAATCCCCGAGGAAGATGTGCAGCAGATCTGGACCACTGCCTATACAttcatcttcctcttcctcgTCTCCTTCATCTACAGCAGCATTGTCACCATGGTGAAG gtgaaaaattaa